The following proteins are encoded in a genomic region of Grus americana isolate bGruAme1 chromosome 5, bGruAme1.mat, whole genome shotgun sequence:
- the JMJD7 gene encoding bifunctional peptidase and (3S)-lysyl hydroxylase JMJD7 isoform X2 produces the protein MAEGAALRAVRGCLAAFPREARELGWMEDVPYLDRPLSPLEFYREWVSPNKPCIIQNAISHWPALKKWTSAYLREVIGPKVVSVAVTPNGYADAVFQDRFVMPEERQMPFMDFLDIVEKKVTSPNVFYVQKQCSNLTEEFPELVCDVQPDIPWMSEALGKKPDAVNFWLGESTAVTSLHKDHYENLYCVISGEKHFLLHPPSDRPFIPYELYQPATYQVSEDGSFEIVDEKNADKVPWIPLDPLNPNLEQYPEYAQAKPLQCTVKAVNYWYDMEYDLKYSYYQLLDRLTKTLKVL, from the exons aTGGCGGAGGGTGCCGCTCTGCGGGCCGTCAGGGGCTGCCTGGCCGCCTTCCCGCGGGAGGCCCGCG AGCTGGGGTGGATGGAGGATGTACCCTATCTTGATAGGCCTCTGTCCCCACTGGAGTTTTATCGAGAATGGGTGAGTCCGAATAAACCTTGTATAATTCAGAATGCCATCAGCCACTGGCCAGCTCTGAAGAAGTGGACCTCAGCGTACCTCAG gGAGGTAATAGGCCCCAAGGTAGTGAGCGTGGCAGTAACACCAAATGGTTATGCAGATGCAGTGTTTCAGGACCGTTTTGTCATGCCAGAGGAGCGCCAAATGCCTTTCATGGACTTTTTGGACATTGTGGAGAAGAAAGTGACCTCTCCCAACGTATTCTATGTGCAGAAGCAGTGTTCAAACCTCACTGAGGAGTTCCCTGAACTTGTCTGTGATGTGCAGCCTGACATACCATGGATGAGCGAGGCACTTG GGAAGAAGCCTGATGCTGTGAATTTCTGGCTTGGGGAATCGACTGCTGTGACATCTT TACATAAAGATCATTATGAGAACTTGTACTGTGTGATATCTggagagaaacattttctaCTGCATCCACCGAGTGACCGTCCCTTCATCCCATATG AGCTCTATCAGCCAGCAACATACCAAGTATCAGAAGACGGCTCATTTGAAATTGTGGATGAGAAGAATGCAGATAAG GTGCCCTGGATCCCCCTGGACCCATTGAACCCGAATCTGGAACAGTATCCAGAGTATGCTCAGGCAAAACCTTTGCAGTGTACAGTGAAAGCTG
- the JMJD7 gene encoding bifunctional peptidase and (3S)-lysyl hydroxylase JMJD7 isoform X3, giving the protein MAEGAALRAVRGCLAAFPREARELGWMEDVPYLDRPLSPLEFYREWVSPNKPCIIQNAISHWPALKKWTSAYLREVIGPKVVSVAVTPNGYADAVFQDRFVMPEERQMPFMDFLDIVEKKVTSPNVFYVQKQCSNLTEEFPELVCDVQPDIPWMSEALGKKPDAVNFWLGESTAVTSLHKDHYENLYCVISGEKHFLLHPPSDRPFIPYELYQPATYQVSEDGSFEIVDEKNADKVPWIPLDPLNPNLEQYPEYAQAKPLQCTVKAG; this is encoded by the exons aTGGCGGAGGGTGCCGCTCTGCGGGCCGTCAGGGGCTGCCTGGCCGCCTTCCCGCGGGAGGCCCGCG AGCTGGGGTGGATGGAGGATGTACCCTATCTTGATAGGCCTCTGTCCCCACTGGAGTTTTATCGAGAATGGGTGAGTCCGAATAAACCTTGTATAATTCAGAATGCCATCAGCCACTGGCCAGCTCTGAAGAAGTGGACCTCAGCGTACCTCAG gGAGGTAATAGGCCCCAAGGTAGTGAGCGTGGCAGTAACACCAAATGGTTATGCAGATGCAGTGTTTCAGGACCGTTTTGTCATGCCAGAGGAGCGCCAAATGCCTTTCATGGACTTTTTGGACATTGTGGAGAAGAAAGTGACCTCTCCCAACGTATTCTATGTGCAGAAGCAGTGTTCAAACCTCACTGAGGAGTTCCCTGAACTTGTCTGTGATGTGCAGCCTGACATACCATGGATGAGCGAGGCACTTG GGAAGAAGCCTGATGCTGTGAATTTCTGGCTTGGGGAATCGACTGCTGTGACATCTT TACATAAAGATCATTATGAGAACTTGTACTGTGTGATATCTggagagaaacattttctaCTGCATCCACCGAGTGACCGTCCCTTCATCCCATATG AGCTCTATCAGCCAGCAACATACCAAGTATCAGAAGACGGCTCATTTGAAATTGTGGATGAGAAGAATGCAGATAAG GTGCCCTGGATCCCCCTGGACCCATTGAACCCGAATCTGGAACAGTATCCAGAGTATGCTCAGGCAAAACCTTTGCAGTGTACAGTGAAAGCTG
- the JMJD7 gene encoding bifunctional peptidase and (3S)-lysyl hydroxylase JMJD7 isoform X1, whose protein sequence is MAEGAALRAVRGCLAAFPREARELGWMEDVPYLDRPLSPLEFYREWVSPNKPCIIQNAISHWPALKKWTSAYLREVIGPKVVSVAVTPNGYADAVFQDRFVMPEERQMPFMDFLDIVEKKVTSPNVFYVQKQCSNLTEEFPELVCDVQPDIPWMSEALGKKPDAVNFWLGESTAVTSLHKDHYENLYCVISGEKHFLLHPPSDRPFIPYELYQPATYQVSEDGSFEIVDEKNADKVPWIPLDPLNPNLEQYPEYAQAKPLQCTVKAGEMLYLPSLWFHHVQQSHGCIAVNYWYDMEYDLKYSYYQLLDRLTKTLKVL, encoded by the exons aTGGCGGAGGGTGCCGCTCTGCGGGCCGTCAGGGGCTGCCTGGCCGCCTTCCCGCGGGAGGCCCGCG AGCTGGGGTGGATGGAGGATGTACCCTATCTTGATAGGCCTCTGTCCCCACTGGAGTTTTATCGAGAATGGGTGAGTCCGAATAAACCTTGTATAATTCAGAATGCCATCAGCCACTGGCCAGCTCTGAAGAAGTGGACCTCAGCGTACCTCAG gGAGGTAATAGGCCCCAAGGTAGTGAGCGTGGCAGTAACACCAAATGGTTATGCAGATGCAGTGTTTCAGGACCGTTTTGTCATGCCAGAGGAGCGCCAAATGCCTTTCATGGACTTTTTGGACATTGTGGAGAAGAAAGTGACCTCTCCCAACGTATTCTATGTGCAGAAGCAGTGTTCAAACCTCACTGAGGAGTTCCCTGAACTTGTCTGTGATGTGCAGCCTGACATACCATGGATGAGCGAGGCACTTG GGAAGAAGCCTGATGCTGTGAATTTCTGGCTTGGGGAATCGACTGCTGTGACATCTT TACATAAAGATCATTATGAGAACTTGTACTGTGTGATATCTggagagaaacattttctaCTGCATCCACCGAGTGACCGTCCCTTCATCCCATATG AGCTCTATCAGCCAGCAACATACCAAGTATCAGAAGACGGCTCATTTGAAATTGTGGATGAGAAGAATGCAGATAAG GTGCCCTGGATCCCCCTGGACCCATTGAACCCGAATCTGGAACAGTATCCAGAGTATGCTCAGGCAAAACCTTTGCAGTGTACAGTGAAAGCTGGTGAGATGTTATACCTTCCTTCTCTCTGGTTCCATCACGTTCAGCAATCTCATGGCTGTATAGCAG